The Brachionichthys hirsutus isolate HB-005 chromosome 11, CSIRO-AGI_Bhir_v1, whole genome shotgun sequence genome includes a window with the following:
- the kcne4 gene encoding potassium voltage-gated channel subfamily E member 4 encodes MEHLENFTSASPMRLFLHAQSTANPQTENTGGNATLYILIVICFYGVFLCGIMLGYFRSKRREKRRINIFTRLVHEEEQREWGALPKKHSFTFPTGVSGLRAVEASLPFCGNHGDHFGHLRHESALHSPLACTEQSSVSSLCSSADTRFAIEEESDSGASEENAKGGSGNSGDDSG; translated from the coding sequence ATGGAACACCTGGAAAACTTCACTTCGGCGTCGCCCATGCGCCTCTTCCTGCACGCGCAGAGCACCGCGAACCCACAGACGGAAAACACCGGCGGCAACGCGACCCTGTACATATTAATAGTCATTTGCTTCTATGGCGTCTTCCTCTGCGGTATAATGCTGGGATACTTTCGCTCCAAacggagggagaagaggaggatcaATATCTTCACGCGCTTGGTGcacgaggaggagcagcgggagtGGGGCGCGCTGCCAAAGAAACACAGCTTCACCTTTCCCACCGGCGTCTCGGGGCTGCGCGCGGTTGAGGCGTCCCTGCCTTTCTGCGGTAACCACGGCGACCACTTCGGACACCTGCGCCACGAGAGCGCGCTGCATTCTCCGCTGGCGTGCACGGAGCAGAGCAGCGTCAGCTCCCTGTGCTCCTCCGCGGACACGCGCTTCGCGATCGAGGAGGAGTCGGACAGCGGCGCGTCGGAGGAGAACGCGAAGGGAGGATCGGGGAACAGCGGCGATGACTCGGGCTGA
- the scg2a gene encoding secretogranin-2a — protein sequence MPSPPETFATGKPLANLLIFLFLCSCGAHGASLRNHRLRGSESDSQRGNVRQAPNADMLKALEYIESLRQRAGTDSQQHAPLAAGHGVSHTDDAERLRAMLRLASNPMRSEDEEDEGEEAERGREDTSEELLQAVLATLQQTEKASRPASLRPGVGGTSRTSNMHPRVQQTQRGIRPHRKLPLMFEDEDEDEEGPDREHTSPYKRTNENVEEKYTPQNLATLQSVFDELDKLTGAKSSHKRQEEEEEEEEEGEDEDMFNIRNVAYDGEDEDLSDWGPLQEREEEEEEEEEEGDSKRGANRGFDYVDDNEEGADEDDEEEDDESYLVKRSNDPDDIANLVDYYLLKVLEKTGEEEEEHKRAIEEEENERAERRVAPTHYRDHIDPQAIYQLIHISQKYQIPPEDLVDMLKTGEKTHQDKPRKSSAWNRLPETSSKTTHKSHGFYDRRLPGRQKSPEEVRTEEMLNILGLGAGEDQAPVRKQHKSSVSRLHALPPRHPGEAAPTQRRLPSTLKDDYDDTLDEDELAAYLAARMLAQYPNPAYSSSKASQKRDEVGRGAAGSFEQAMQDYFDQMDSDEKRQSEDEEKEGFDNEAMMKLLKYLNPETEESNTDAKSAQGT from the coding sequence ATGCCATCACCCCCCGAGACCTTTGCCACAGGCAAGCCTTTGGCCAACCTCTtaatcttcctcttcctctgttcctgTGGCGCCCACGGGGCTTCCCTCAGAAATCACAGGCTGCGAGGGAGCGAGTCAGATTCCCAGAGAGGAAATGTCCGCCAGGCTCCTAACGCTGACATGCTCAAAGCTCTGGAGTACATAGAGAGCCTCCGTCAACGAGCCGGCACGGACTCCCAGCAGCACGCCCCTCTCGCTGCGGGTCACGGCGTCAGCCACACAGATGATGCAGAGCGGCTGCGTGCCATGCTGAGACTCGCTTCTAATCCTATGCGGAGCgaagatgaggaagacgagggggaGGAAGCCGAGCGGGGGAGGGAGGATACGAGCGAGGAGCTGCTCCAGGCCGTGCTCGCCACGCTCCAGCAGACGGAGAAGGCTTCCAGGCCGGCTTCCCTTCGCCCCGGCGTCGGAGGAACGAGCCGGACGAGCAACATGCACCCGAGGGTGCAGCAGACGCAGCGCGGCATCAGGCCCCACCGGAAGCTGCCGTTAATgtttgaggatgaggatgaggatgaggaagggcCAGATCGGGAGCACACGAGTCCGTACAAACGCACCAACGAGAATGTGGAGGAGAAGTACACTCCCCAGAACCTGGCAACTCTACAGTCTGTGTTCGATGAGCTGGACAAGCTGACCGGTGCGAAGAGCTCACATAAGcggcaagaagaggaggaggaggaggaggaggagggagaagacgAAGATATGTTTAACATAAGGAATGTGGCATATGATGGGGAAGACGAGGATCTCTCAGACTGGGGTCCACTACAAgaacgggaggaggaagaggaggaggaggaagaggagggggacaGCAAACGTGGGGCCAACCGAGGCTTTGATTATGTTGATGACAATGAAGAAGGAgctgatgaggatgatgaagaggaagatgatgaaagCTACCTAGTCAAGAGGTCAAACGATCCGGACGATATTGCTAACCTGGTGGACTATTACCTCCTGAAAGTGCtggagaagacaggagaagaagaagaagagcacaaACGGGCgatagaggaagaagagaacgaGAGGGCTGAAAGGAGAGTGGCTCCGACGCACTACAGAGATCACATAGATCCACAGGCGATCTACCAGCTCATCCATATCTCACAGAAATATCAGATTCCACCCGAAGACCTGGTGGACATGCTCAAAACTGGAGAAAAGACTCATCAAGATAAACCACGAAAGAGTAGCGCGTGGAACAGGCTCCCTGAAACCTCCTCGAAGACGACGCACAAGAGCCACGGATTCTACGACAGACGCCTTCCAGGGAGGCAAAAGAGCCCGGAAGAAGTGAGGACGGAGGAGATGCTAAACATCCTGGGGCTGGGGGCCGGCGAGGATCAAGCTCCTGTCAGGAAGCAACACAAAAGCTCAGTGTCACGACTTCACGCTCTGCCTCCGAGGCATCCGGGGGAAGCCGCTCCCACGCAGCGACGCCTTCCCAGCACATTAAAGGACGACTACGACGACACCTTGGACGAGGATGAGCTGGCAGCGTATTTAGCGGCTCGGATGCTGGCGCAGTATCCCAACCCGGcgtacagcagcagcaaggcgAGCCAAAAGCGGGACGAGGTCGGACGCGGCGCTGCGGGCTCTTTCGAACAGGCCATGCAGGATTATTTTGATCAGATGGACTCAGATGAAAAGAGACagtctgaggatgaggagaaggaaggCTTTGATAATGAGGCCATGATGAAATTGCTGAAATACCTGAACCCAGAAACCGAGGAAAGTAATACCGATGCCAAATCTGCCCAAGGAACATAA
- the ap1s3a gene encoding AP-1 complex subunit sigma-3a produces MWIVPPGIKQIHFLLLFSRQGKLRLQKWYTTITEREKKKVIRDMMMLVLARSPRSCNFVQWRDLKIVYKRYASLYFCAGLEDQDNELLSLEVLHRYVELLDKYFGNVCELDIIFNFEKAYYILDEFLMGGEILETSKVAVGVSMEEADTLQETMEEYMSKPAY; encoded by the exons ATGTGGATCGTTCCACCTGGGATCAAA CAGATCCACTTCTTGCTGCTGTTCAGCCGGCAGGGGAAGCTGCGACTGCAGAAATGGTACACGACAATAACAGAGCGGGAAAAGAAGAAGGTGATCCGGGACATGATGATGTTAGTGTTGGCCCGTTCGCCGCGTTCCTGCAACTTCGTCCAGTGGCGAGACCTGAAGATTGTTTACAAGCG GTATGCCAGTTTGTATTTCTGTGCCGGTCTGGAGGATCAGGATAACGAGCTGCTGAGCCTCGAGGTGCTGCACAGATATGTCGAGTTGTTGGATAAATACTTTGGTAAT GTGTGTGAGCTGGACATTATTTTCAACTTCGAGAAGGCTTACTACATCCTGGACGAATTCCTGATGGGAGGAGAAATTCTCGAGACGTCCAAAGTAGCAGTGGGAGTATCGATGGAGGAGGCTGACACACTCCAAGAG ACAATGGAGGAATACATGAGCAAACCCGCCTACTGA
- the dhrs12la gene encoding DHRS-12_like_SDR_c-like domain-containing protein: MSLYRNSAWFLKGVTEFTRSAFLSASKRFVEKDLEVSLAGRAFMITGANSGIGKATAMAIAKRGGTIHMVCRNKDKAEEARADIVKETGNKEVYVHILDLSETKKVWEFAEAFKRKYKALNVLINNAGAILSQRDVNAEGLEKSFATNVLGPYILAKSLIPLLEKSADPRVITVSSAGMLVQKLRTGNLQLERGRYDGAMVYAQHKRQQVAMTEQLAKTHTLIHFSVMHPGWVDTPAVSNAMPDFHRSMKDSLRTPEQGADTAVWLAVSEAAGKNPSGRFYQDRKMAPTHLPLAWTHSSPLEEQKLLSLLDDLAKMFQPH; the protein is encoded by the exons ATGTCTCTGTACCGCAACTCAGCCTGGTTCCTAAAGGGAGTGACCGAGTTCACCAG GAGTGCCTTCCTGTCAGCCTCCAAGAGGTTTGTGGAGAAGGACCTGGAGGTGTCCCTGGCAGGCCGCGCCTTCATGATAACAGGAGCCAATAGCGGCATCGGGAAAGCCACCGCCATGGCTATTGCCAAAAGGG GTGGAACGATCCACATGGTGTGCAGGAACAAGGACAAGGCCGAGGAGGCGAGGGCTGATATCGTCAAGGAGACAGGAAATAAA GAGGTCTACGTCCACATCCTGGACCTTTCTGAGACCAAGAAGGTCTGGGAGTTTGCCGAGGCTTTCAAGAGGAAGTACAAGGCCCTCAACGTCCTG ATCAACAATGCCGGCGCCATCCTGAGTCAGAGGGACGTGAACGCCGAGGGGCTGGAGAAGAGCTTCGCCACCAACGTCCTCG GGCCTTACATCCTCGCCAAGAGCCTGATCCCCCTGCTGGAGAAGAGCGCTGATCCCAGGGTG atcacagtgtcatcaGCAGGAATGTTGGTGCAGAAGCTCAGGACCGGAAACCTACAGTTGGAAAGAGGTCGCTATGACGGCGCCATGGTCTACGCCCAGCACAAA aggCAGCAGGTGGCGATGACAGAACAGCTTGCAAAGACACACACCCTCATCCACTTCTCTGTCATGCATCCCGGCTGGGTCGACACTCCAG CGGTGTCCAATGCCATGCCAGACTTCCACAGGTCCATGAAGGACAGTCTGCGGACCCCGGAGCAGGGGGCCGACACCGCGGTGTGGCTGGCCGTgtctgaggctgcgggcaaaaaCCCGAGTGGGCGATTCTACCAGG ACCGAAAGATGGCGCCCACCCACCTGCCGCTGGCCTGGACCCACAGCTCCcccctggaggagcagaagctGCTGTCCCTGCTGGACGACCTGGCAAAGATGTTTCAGCCGCACTGA